A part of Marinihelvus fidelis genomic DNA contains:
- a CDS encoding CopG family ribbon-helix-helix protein, with the protein MASTTTIKLAPELKARVIELAGRTGRSTHGFIIEAVERLTAHEEKMRDFVEEALAADADIERTGEVYRADDVHAWLDQLAAGEHAKPPRAWRK; encoded by the coding sequence ATGGCCTCAACAACCACCATTAAGCTGGCGCCCGAACTGAAGGCCAGGGTTATCGAACTGGCCGGGCGCACCGGGCGTTCCACCCACGGCTTTATTATCGAAGCAGTTGAACGCCTGACGGCGCACGAGGAGAAAATGCGTGACTTCGTCGAAGAGGCGCTGGCCGCTGACGCTGACATCGAACGCACCGGCGAGGTCTATCGCGCCGATGACGTGCACGCCTGGCTTGACCAACTGGCCGCCGGAGAGCATGCCAAGCCGCCCAGGGCATGGCGCAAGTAG
- a CDS encoding SDR family oxidoreductase, whose product MSNLDNKTLFITGGSRGIGRAIALRAAADGANVVIAAKTDTPHPKLPGTIHTVAEEIAAAGGRALAIKLDVRDDHAIDDAMAQAAGHFGGIDILVNNASAITLRNTADLPMRRFDLMFDVNVRGTYSCSRAALPYLSQGSNPHILTLSPPLNLGAHWFKNHTAYTMSKYGMSMCVLGMAEEFRKRGIAVNALWPRTVIATAAINMLDGMVKPENCRTEAIMADAAHAILVQDASQCTGNFFIDETVLSKAGVRDFDQYAVKPGTPLMKDLFLD is encoded by the coding sequence ATGAGCAACCTGGATAACAAGACGCTGTTCATCACCGGCGGCTCGCGCGGCATCGGCCGAGCAATCGCGCTGCGGGCCGCAGCCGACGGCGCCAACGTCGTCATCGCCGCCAAGACCGATACTCCGCACCCGAAACTGCCCGGCACCATCCACACGGTAGCCGAAGAAATCGCGGCGGCCGGTGGCCGGGCGCTGGCCATCAAGCTGGACGTCCGCGACGATCACGCCATCGACGACGCCATGGCGCAGGCCGCCGGTCACTTCGGCGGCATCGATATCCTGGTCAACAACGCCAGCGCGATTACGCTGCGCAACACGGCCGACCTGCCCATGCGCCGCTTCGACCTGATGTTCGACGTCAACGTCCGCGGCACCTATTCCTGTTCACGCGCCGCGCTGCCGTACCTGTCGCAGGGCAGCAACCCCCACATCCTGACGCTGTCGCCGCCGCTGAACCTGGGGGCGCACTGGTTTAAGAATCACACCGCCTACACCATGTCGAAGTACGGCATGAGCATGTGCGTACTGGGCATGGCCGAAGAGTTCCGCAAACGCGGCATCGCGGTCAACGCACTGTGGCCACGCACGGTGATCGCCACGGCCGCCATCAACATGCTCGACGGCATGGTCAAACCGGAAAACTGCCGCACCGAGGCCATCATGGCCGACGCGGCGCACGCCATCCTGGTGCAGGACGCCAGCCAGTGCACCGGCAACTTCTTTATCGACGAAACCGTCCTGTCGAAGGCCGGCGTGCGCGACTTTGACCAGTACGCCGTCAAGCCCGGCACACCGCTGATGAAGGACCTGTTCCTGGACTGA
- a CDS encoding VTT domain-containing protein yields MESGWIQPLLDWIAANPGWAGFAVFVLAFLESLVIIGFLLPGIFILFAIGAMIGLGMTGMLPIWVGGSLGAVAGDLVSYWVGHRYQQRLRTLWPFSRYPGMLLRGDEFFARHGAKSVIIGRFIGPLRPVVPATAGMLGMPLSQFAWVSVPACILWTPAYLVPGMLFGASLEVASDYAGRLALVLALAVGVVWLALWAVRMLYEISAVYSARWLRRAIRWSRRHPVLGRLAGPILDPSQPEVLSVSMLGLLLVVALWGFVLLMFLAPFGPEPGVRDLAVMNWAQTLRNDITDPFMVVVSQLSRWWVLLPTLVATLLWLLGAERLDAAIHWLVAMAGAMVLQALMAMSLRATPALQAAGSEHVYVPSAHLTLVTVLLGFFSVMVAKELRRKHRRWPYLAATLLVTLLLFARIYLGLDWFSGALAGVILGLAWTAIVGMAYRARAKRHFAGGVACAIFFGTLVMTIAWQADVHLDRDLEAVRVPLPEATLAESEWWDGAWAELPQRRTYSRSVASRRFNFQMVGDIETLREALEAEGWAPAEADDWRWFLRALNPNADEATLPLTGKNYLGHRETLVLRLPGSADEQMVLRLWDSGTRLVPGGDTVWLGQFHRERLVKRVWLFSYWNAAEPAQADVSDLEELLGPAWQFQQALPYFFLLRPAP; encoded by the coding sequence TTGGAATCAGGCTGGATACAGCCACTGCTGGACTGGATTGCCGCGAACCCCGGCTGGGCCGGTTTCGCGGTGTTCGTGCTGGCGTTCCTGGAGTCGCTGGTCATCATCGGCTTTTTGCTGCCGGGCATCTTCATCCTGTTCGCCATCGGCGCGATGATCGGCCTGGGCATGACCGGCATGCTGCCCATCTGGGTGGGTGGGTCGCTGGGCGCGGTGGCCGGTGACCTGGTCAGCTACTGGGTTGGCCATCGTTACCAGCAGCGCCTGCGCACGCTGTGGCCGTTCAGCCGCTACCCCGGCATGTTGCTGCGCGGCGACGAATTCTTCGCCCGGCATGGTGCCAAGAGCGTGATCATTGGCCGGTTTATCGGCCCGTTGCGGCCGGTGGTGCCGGCCACGGCGGGCATGCTGGGCATGCCGCTGTCGCAGTTCGCCTGGGTGAGCGTGCCGGCCTGCATCCTGTGGACGCCGGCCTACCTGGTGCCGGGCATGCTGTTTGGCGCGTCGCTGGAAGTGGCCTCGGATTACGCGGGGCGCCTGGCGCTGGTGCTGGCGCTCGCCGTCGGCGTGGTCTGGCTGGCGCTGTGGGCGGTGCGCATGCTGTACGAGATCTCCGCCGTGTACTCGGCGCGCTGGCTGCGGCGCGCCATTCGCTGGTCGCGGCGCCACCCGGTGCTTGGCCGCCTGGCCGGCCCCATTCTCGACCCGTCGCAGCCGGAGGTGCTGTCGGTCAGCATGCTCGGCCTGCTGCTGGTGGTCGCCCTTTGGGGTTTCGTGCTGCTGATGTTCCTGGCGCCGTTCGGGCCCGAGCCCGGCGTGCGTGACCTGGCGGTCATGAACTGGGCGCAGACGCTGCGCAATGACATCACCGACCCGTTCATGGTGGTGGTCAGCCAGTTGTCGCGCTGGTGGGTGCTGCTGCCCACGCTGGTGGCCACGCTGCTGTGGCTGCTGGGTGCGGAGCGGCTGGATGCCGCCATCCACTGGCTGGTGGCGATGGCTGGGGCCATGGTGTTGCAGGCGCTGATGGCCATGTCGCTGCGGGCCACGCCCGCGCTGCAGGCGGCCGGAAGCGAGCACGTCTATGTGCCCAGCGCGCACCTGACCCTGGTGACCGTGCTGCTGGGCTTTTTCTCCGTGATGGTGGCCAAGGAGCTACGCCGCAAACACCGCCGCTGGCCCTACCTGGCGGCCACGCTGCTGGTCACGCTGCTGCTGTTCGCGCGCATCTACCTGGGCCTGGACTGGTTCAGCGGCGCGCTGGCCGGCGTGATCCTGGGGCTGGCCTGGACGGCGATTGTCGGCATGGCCTACCGCGCCCGCGCCAAGCGGCATTTCGCCGGTGGCGTGGCCTGCGCCATCTTCTTCGGCACCCTGGTCATGACCATCGCCTGGCAGGCCGATGTGCACCTGGACCGGGACCTGGAGGCCGTCCGCGTGCCGCTGCCGGAGGCCACGCTGGCCGAAAGCGAGTGGTGGGACGGCGCCTGGGCCGAACTGCCGCAGCGTCGCACGTACTCGCGCTCGGTCGCCTCGCGCCGTTTTAACTTCCAGATGGTCGGTGACATTGAAACCCTGCGCGAGGCGCTGGAAGCGGAAGGCTGGGCACCGGCCGAGGCCGACGACTGGCGCTGGTTCCTGCGCGCCCTGAACCCGAACGCCGACGAGGCGACCCTGCCGCTCACTGGCAAAAACTACCTGGGCCACCGGGAGACGCTGGTGCTGCGCCTGCCCGGGAGTGCCGACGAGCAGATGGTATTAAGGCTCTGGGACTCGGGTACCCGACTGGTTCCCGGGGGTGACACGGTGTGGTTAGGCCAGTTTCACCGTGAAAGGCTGGTCAAGCGCGTCTGGCTGTTCAGCTACTGGAACGCGGCAGAACCAGCGCAGGCGGATGTCAGTGACCTGGAAGAGCTTCTCGGTCCAGCCTGGCAGTTTCAACAGGCGTTGCCCTACTTCTTCCTGCTCCGCCCTGCGCCCTGA
- the mpl gene encoding UDP-N-acetylmuramate:L-alanyl-gamma-D-glutamyl-meso-diaminopimelate ligase, translated as MKHIHILGICGTFMGGVALLARRAGFRVTGTDQNTYPPMSTLLEKEGIELTEGYENAPLDPAPDLVVIGNALTRGNPAVEKVLNEGMNYVSGPRWLGENYLRGKTVLAVAGTHGKTTTSSMLAWILEDAGLAPGFLIGGVPRNFGLSARDGEQFFVVEADEYDTAFFDKRAKFVHYRPRVAILNNLEYDHADIYPNLDAIKTQFHHLVRTIPGEGTLVVNGESSELESVLKMGCWSQRQSFSTGDGTDWQVERLNPGGTRLAFHRNGELQGEVEWDNCGEHNAMNACAAVAAAVSVGVAPATAIGALARYQGVKRRLEPIGEADGIHVYDDFAHHPTAIRMTLEGLRRRVGNDRILVALEPRSNTMRAGVHADLLGPSLIAADRVWLLTPGDIDWDPQVALKPLDGRGRVVTRTDDMLSQMLEFVKPGDHVVFMSNGGFEAAPRRFARDIGAID; from the coding sequence ATGAAACATATCCACATTCTTGGCATCTGCGGCACCTTCATGGGTGGCGTCGCCCTGCTGGCGCGGCGCGCCGGTTTCCGTGTCACCGGCACCGACCAGAACACCTACCCGCCCATGAGCACGCTGCTGGAAAAAGAAGGCATCGAGCTCACCGAGGGCTACGAAAATGCGCCGCTGGACCCCGCCCCGGACCTGGTCGTCATCGGCAATGCCCTGACCCGTGGCAACCCGGCCGTCGAGAAGGTCCTTAACGAGGGCATGAACTACGTCTCCGGACCGCGCTGGCTGGGTGAAAACTACCTGCGCGGCAAGACCGTACTGGCCGTGGCCGGCACCCACGGCAAGACCACCACGTCCAGCATGCTGGCCTGGATTCTTGAAGACGCCGGCCTGGCGCCGGGCTTCCTGATCGGTGGCGTGCCGCGCAATTTCGGCCTGTCGGCACGCGATGGCGAGCAATTCTTCGTGGTCGAGGCCGACGAGTACGACACCGCGTTTTTCGACAAGCGCGCCAAGTTCGTCCACTACCGCCCGCGCGTGGCGATCCTGAACAACCTGGAATACGACCACGCCGACATTTACCCCAACCTGGACGCCATCAAGACCCAGTTCCACCACCTGGTGCGCACCATTCCCGGCGAGGGCACGCTGGTGGTCAACGGCGAAAGCTCCGAGCTGGAATCGGTGCTGAAAATGGGCTGCTGGAGCCAGCGCCAGTCATTCTCCACCGGCGACGGCACGGACTGGCAGGTCGAGCGGCTGAACCCCGGCGGCACCCGCCTGGCCTTCCATCGCAACGGCGAGTTGCAGGGCGAGGTGGAGTGGGACAACTGCGGCGAACACAACGCCATGAATGCCTGCGCCGCGGTCGCGGCCGCGGTGTCTGTCGGCGTGGCGCCGGCCACCGCCATCGGCGCGCTGGCGCGCTACCAGGGTGTCAAGCGCCGGCTGGAACCCATCGGCGAGGCCGACGGCATCCACGTCTACGATGACTTTGCCCACCACCCCACGGCCATCCGCATGACCCTGGAAGGCCTGCGCCGCCGCGTCGGCAATGACCGCATCCTGGTCGCGCTGGAACCGCGCAGCAACACGATGCGCGCCGGCGTACACGCCGACCTGCTTGGCCCATCACTGATTGCCGCCGACCGCGTCTGGCTGCTGACTCCGGGCGACATCGACTGGGACCCGCAGGTGGCCCTGAAGCCGCTCGACGGCCGCGGTCGCGTCGTCACCCGTACCGACGACATGCTCTCGCAGATGCTGGAGTTCGTGAAACCCGGCGACCACGTCGTGTTCATGAGCAACGGCGGCTTCGAGGCTGCGCCGCGCCGATTCGCGCGCGACATCGGCGCGATCGACTAG
- a CDS encoding adenylate kinase produces the protein MRIVLLGAPGSGKGTQAALLKDHFEIPHISTGDLLRQAVANQTPLGQQAKAIMDRGELVPDDVMLNLIEERLAEADVAPGFILDGYPRNLAQAEALEALLGKLDQPIEEAVMIEVSEDRVVERIAKRATEEGRSDDTEEVVRNRMRVYDEQTAPVAGFYEERSLLTRVLGEGSIEEVLERIKSALSMDGAA, from the coding sequence ATGCGAATCGTGTTACTGGGTGCGCCCGGGTCCGGAAAAGGCACCCAGGCGGCGCTCCTGAAAGACCATTTTGAAATCCCCCACATTTCCACCGGTGACCTGCTCCGCCAGGCCGTCGCCAACCAGACCCCGTTGGGCCAGCAGGCGAAAGCCATCATGGACCGCGGTGAACTGGTGCCGGACGATGTGATGCTGAACCTGATCGAGGAGCGCCTGGCCGAGGCCGACGTGGCGCCGGGCTTTATCCTCGATGGCTACCCGCGCAACCTGGCCCAGGCCGAGGCGCTGGAGGCCCTGCTGGGCAAGCTCGACCAGCCGATCGAAGAGGCAGTGATGATCGAGGTCAGCGAAGACCGCGTCGTCGAGCGCATCGCCAAGCGCGCCACCGAAGAAGGCCGCAGCGACGACACCGAGGAAGTCGTCCGCAACCGCATGCGCGTTTACGATGAGCAGACCGCGCCGGTCGCCGGCTTCTACGAGGAGCGCAGCCTGCTCACCCGTGTCTTGGGCGAAGGCAGCATCGAGGAAGTCCTCGAACGCATCAAGTCCGCCCTGTCGATGGACGGCGCGGCCTGA
- a CDS encoding 3-keto-disaccharide hydrolase, which yields MNRSTHRNGRALRLVRSVLLLALFSTTANSALAEATAKWQSLYNGKDLSGWTQVTGSALFEADGEAIVGHAVADSPNSFLASEYGYGDFILEYEARVDSALNSGVQVRSALGDDGFVQGYQVEIDPSPRGFSGGIYEERLRGWLYPLSLNEPARTAFTVGGWNRFRVEAIGDSIRVWVNDVQAVDLVDDGQAAGFVALQVHSIRGDELTGATVRWRKLRILTEDVAAHARQPDPGVAQASYLVNRLTERETGEGWQLLWDGETSEGWQGAKLDHFPESGWTMSDGVLTIEATNGGEATGPGDIVTTRAFSDFELAFEFRITEGANSGVKYFVDPALNQGEGSAIGCEFQVLDDQRHPDAKAGVNGNRTLGSLYDLVAAENLQTEGRAKQFKGVGRWNHGRIVSRDGRVEHWLNNERVVEFDRNSQVFRALVAYSKYKIWPGFCQWPAGRILLQDHGDTVSYRSIKLREL from the coding sequence ATGAACCGCTCAACTCACCGGAATGGACGGGCTCTTCGCCTGGTCCGCAGCGTGTTATTGCTTGCCCTGTTCTCGACCACGGCGAACAGCGCCCTGGCCGAAGCCACTGCAAAATGGCAGTCCCTGTACAACGGCAAGGACCTGTCCGGCTGGACGCAGGTGACCGGTTCCGCGCTGTTCGAGGCGGACGGCGAGGCCATCGTCGGTCACGCGGTGGCCGATTCACCCAACAGTTTCCTGGCCAGCGAGTATGGCTACGGTGATTTCATCCTGGAATACGAGGCCCGCGTGGACTCCGCGTTGAATTCCGGCGTGCAGGTTCGCAGCGCGCTGGGCGACGACGGCTTCGTGCAGGGCTACCAGGTGGAGATCGACCCGAGCCCGCGGGGGTTTTCCGGCGGCATCTACGAGGAGCGCCTGCGCGGGTGGCTCTATCCGCTGTCGCTGAACGAGCCCGCGCGAACTGCGTTCACAGTGGGCGGGTGGAACCGGTTTCGTGTCGAGGCGATTGGCGATTCGATCCGGGTCTGGGTGAATGACGTCCAGGCCGTTGACCTGGTCGATGACGGCCAGGCTGCGGGCTTTGTCGCCCTGCAGGTGCATTCCATCCGTGGTGATGAACTGACCGGCGCCACGGTTCGCTGGCGCAAGCTGCGCATCCTCACCGAGGACGTCGCGGCACATGCCCGGCAACCGGACCCGGGCGTGGCCCAGGCCAGCTACCTGGTGAACCGGTTAACGGAGCGTGAGACCGGGGAAGGCTGGCAGCTGCTCTGGGATGGAGAGACCAGTGAAGGCTGGCAGGGCGCGAAGCTCGACCACTTTCCCGAGTCCGGCTGGACCATGAGCGACGGCGTGCTGACCATCGAGGCCACCAACGGCGGCGAGGCGACCGGCCCCGGCGACATTGTTACCACGCGGGCCTTTAGCGATTTCGAACTGGCCTTCGAGTTTCGCATCACCGAGGGCGCCAACAGTGGAGTGAAGTACTTCGTCGACCCGGCGCTGAACCAGGGCGAGGGCTCGGCCATTGGCTGCGAATTCCAGGTGCTGGACGACCAGCGTCACCCGGACGCGAAGGCTGGCGTGAATGGCAACCGGACCCTGGGCTCGCTGTACGACCTGGTGGCCGCGGAAAACCTGCAGACCGAGGGCCGGGCCAAGCAGTTCAAGGGCGTGGGACGGTGGAACCACGGCCGCATCGTGTCCCGTGATGGCCGCGTCGAACACTGGCTGAACAACGAGCGGGTGGTGGAGTTCGATCGCAACAGCCAGGTGTTCCGCGCACTGGTGGCCTACAGCAAGTACAAAATCTGGCCTGGCTTTTGCCAGTGGCCGGCCGGCCGGATCCTGCTACAGGATCACGGTGATACGGTCAGCTACCGCAGCATCAAGCTTCGCGAGCTCTGA